Proteins encoded in a region of the Amphiprion ocellaris isolate individual 3 ecotype Okinawa chromosome 21, ASM2253959v1, whole genome shotgun sequence genome:
- the lrtm2a gene encoding leucine-rich repeat and transmembrane domain-containing protein 2, whose protein sequence is MPPHTLLPGGIGLPPTTTVIYLTRPVFLCFLCLLAVLLPPASSCPPPCLCSSESPVVDCGGRGLSSLPPLHLLPPGSRSLLLANNKLASLGASAFTNLSSLEELDLSNNYLDNLPAGLFRDMSNLTRLTLHNNSLTVMDRDLFQGLVVLQSLDLSLNGLSSVPLGLLDELQSLRWLSLAGNRLHGLERAAFEPLANLQHLELGHNPWECDCNLRDFKHWMEWLLYRGGKVDAVECTLPKDLRGRDIRGVPVEMFNYCLQLEDENGGGGGEGSRSGQGGGPPCSRNNLNPSGATPISDNSGSTADDSTSNTGGGGGGEAPSDCVRARYRPVSVRRAIGTVVIAGVVCGIVCIMMVAAAAYGCIYASLMAKYQRELKKRQPLMGDGEADGEDREEKQISSVA, encoded by the exons ATGCCCCCCCACACCCTCCTCCCCGGGGGCATCGGCCTGCCCCCAACCACCACCGTCATCTACTTAACCAGACCCG TCTTCCTCTGTTTCCTCTGCCTGCTGGCTGTGTTGCTGCCACCGGCCTCCTCCTGCCCCCCTCCCTGCCTCTGCTCCTCAGAAAGCCCGGTGGTGGACTGCGGAGGCCGGGGTCTCTCCTCCCTGCCTCCTCTGCACCTCCTGCCTCCAGGGAGTCGTTCCCTCCTGCTAGCCAACAACAAGCTCGCCTCGCTGGGAGCCTCTGCCTTCACtaacctctcctctctggag gaGCTGGACCTCTCAAATAACTACCTGGATAATTTGCCAGCTGGATTATTCAGAGACATGTCCAACCTGACGAGACTGACTCTGCACAACAACTCACTCACAGTAATGGACAGAGACCTCTTCCAG GGTTTGGTTGTGCTTCAGAGTCTGGACCTGTCACTGAACGGACTGTCCTCGGTTCCTCTGGGCCTGCTGGACGAGCTGCAGAGCCTCAg GTGGCTGTCCCTAGCGGGTAACAGGCTTCATGGTTTGGAGAGGGCAGCGTTTGAGCCACTGGCCAACCTGCAACACCTGGAACTGGGACACAACCCGTGGGAATGTGACTGCAACCTCCGCGACTTCAAACACTGGATGGAGTGGCTGCTGTACAGAG GGGGGAAGGTGGATGCAGTGGAGTGCACGCTACCGAAGGATCTGCGTGGGCGAGACATCCGCGGCGTTCCAGTGGAAATGTTCAACTACTGCCTCCAACTTGAGGATGAGAacggtggaggaggaggtgagggtTCTCGTTCTGGACAAGGTGGCGGCCCTCCCTGCAGCAGGAATAATCTGAATCCTAGTGGGGCGACACCGATTTCTGACAACAGCGGCAGCACTGCTGATGACTCCACTTCGAACACCGGAGGCGGTGGAGGCGGCGAGGCCCCGTCGGATTGTGTCAGAGCCCGCTACCGACCTGTGAGCGTGCGGCGCGCCATTGGCACGGTAGTGATTGCTGGCGTGGTGTGCGGCATTGTTTGTATCATGATGGTTGCAGCCGCCGCTTACGGCTGCATCTACGCCTCCCTGATGGCCAAATACCAGAGAGAGCTAAAGAAAAGGCAGCCACTGATGGGAGACGGAGAAGCTGAtggggaggacagggaggagaaaCAGATCTCCTCTGTGGCCTAG